Within Spinacia oleracea cultivar Varoflay chromosome 4, BTI_SOV_V1, whole genome shotgun sequence, the genomic segment TGTtcttgcaatgctttcctttgtttggaaagtctataatgaaaaaatatatgtcatgaaaaaaagaacaacaccaaaaacacatgttatgaaaaaagaacaacagaaAAATGTTTAAAATAACACATGTAATggaaaaagaacaacatgtCGTGTACAAAAGAACACAGCTATGCTTTTGGAAAGAACACATATTATGAAAAAAGGAACAACACAAAAAACAAGTGCACAGTTCTCATCCTGCACCCTTGTACAATATCTTAttcatctgattttttttattttttcatatacaatatataaataatgtttgTCCTCCATATTCTCATTCATTCatcatttcataattttagcaacacattttagagagagaaaaatgagaggttttattttctctcaacagaagagagaatttaagagagagaaagagtgaaatGCGATTTCTACTTTCTTCTCTCTCCAACTTTTCGCATTATTGTTCCTGTTTTTTTGAGAATTAGTGAATTAATCAGAATACTAATTCTCAGGAGATGAAAAAATACAATTTGCTAATTTTCGTAGAAAGAAAATTGAAGGAGATAATGAAATTCAAGAGGATTGTGATCATTTGCTGAGGATttatgttgatgttgttgataAATGTTGTTCAACTGTTGATCAAGGTATGCTTATATGTTCCTtttcttatgttctttttattaagTGTTCTTTTACTGTGTGCTAACAGTTTTAGGTTTGTCTTTTAAATGTAGATGGTTTGTTCTTTTATCCGTGattgattgttctttattttttaaaatacatttaagaaCAAGTAAAAAGAACACCATCTTATCAAATCTAAGCACattgttctttttaattttcattgattgttcttttaatGCCTAGTGATCTTTTAAGTAGACATGGACTGTTCTTTTCTTCTAGATGCATAGTTCTTTTTAAGCCTACATTAATACTGTACTGTTCTTTTGAGTGTACATTGGTTGTTCTTTTGAGTCTACATTGATTGTTCTTTAAACCTGCACAGTTGGttcttttaagtttttatagatAAGAACAtagataaaaaagaacatagatcaaATTCAATAGATAAGAACAAAATTATAGATCTAGGTTTAAGTTCGTCAAAATTGTACTGTTCTTTTTAGtctatttgttgttcttttaacCTGGGCGAATTGTTCGTCAAACAGTAGGGCTAATAAAAAGAACAgacagtaaataaataaaagaacatagatctacttatttaatttaaatttccacTGTTCTTTTGAGTTAACAttcgttgttcttttaaatctaTACCATTGTTCTTCTAAGTGTATGATTCAGTgacttaaaatacatttaaaaaaaaacataaatgtaGATCTACTTTTAAATTCGTTAAAAAATGTATTTGGTTTCGTTATTGTAATTAGAACattaaggaaaacaaaaagaacaaacagaagGTGTAAATGAACCTaggtttttgtttaaaaaatccACTTACTcgctctcttcttcttcttcttccgttTCTGAAACTTCTTTGTTGATATCTTCCAACAAATCCGCATCAATTGTTGGTgtaatttctttctctttcttctttttgtttcttaagttcaatAAAGTCGTTGTCAAAGGAACATCATCCCTTCAAATGAAATTTTatagaaaattaaaattcatgGGAAATtctctaaaaattaaaattaaactgaaattcaagaaaaaagaaaagaaaaatgaagttgAATTCTTACTCAATAGAACATTTCGCATCAACTTCTTCTCCTTTTTTCGATTTCCCCATTTTCAATTGTTAGGGTTCAAGTTTTTGTAACCAGATTATCACTTCCAAAAAACAAATTGGGGAAGTTTTTAGAGTGAAAATAGTAGAATTCCAAATTGGAGAAGTTCGGATTTGCAATAATTTGAAAGGTTTTGCACTGTTTTTTTGATTGTTGGTGAGTGAAGGTTTTGCATGTAGGTTGAGTGTGAAAGTGAAAATAAATGTCGCATTCAATGATGTCTTTATATATGataaattgaagagagagaaaataactgCTACAGTATTTTCAAATTTaaacttccttttttttttgttgttcttttcgtccgctcttttgttcttttggccTATAAGTAAAGAAAATGATGTTCGTTTGAGTCTCCtttgtgttctttttattaTCTGTTGTTAGtatttttaaatttgttttttattaatgtttttacttaaattatattttttaattttttttattttaaacagtaatctactttttaattttttaaaatacaaaatGAAAGACAAGtaacttatttaatttttttttattaaaagattttgaggagagagaaattaactGCCACGTTTTATGTTTTCATAGGAAAACTTCTGTTTTGCGGTTTTTTTCTTGCCACGTTCATTATTTCAATAAAAAACTTCTGTTTGGCGGTTTTTTCACTTTTTAacgtttttgttgttcttttcgttggttcttttgttcttttgtgcGTCTGGTGTTGCATTTGCCATGTTCTTTTTAAAAGTGCAGAGAAATCGTTCTTTCCTTGTTTTAACCTTTCTGGTTTTTAATatgtttgtgtttttctttttttctttttgttcttttccttTACTTTCTGATCTTCTCTCATTTTAgtgtattatgttcttttacgtGTTTTAATCTTTTTGGTttttaatatgattgttcttttCTATTTGTTCTTTCGTTTAATTGCtgatgttctttctttttagtgttttatgttcttttacgtgtttttacttattgttcttttacgtgtttttatttatttgttgttttaaccttttttggttttcaatgCTATTGTTCTTTCCTGTTTTACTTATTGTTCTTTTGGTTTAATTCTTGATGTTCtttcttttatatttttgtgttcttttatattttttgttgcttttttatgtttttgcgtTTTGTTCTTATTTTTCTGCGTTTTCAATGCTATTGTTCTTTCCTGTTTTACTTATTGTTCTTTTGGTTTAATTCTTGATGTtctttcttttatgtttttgtgttcttttatgttttttattgcttttttatgtttttgcgtTTTGTTCTTATTTTTCTGCGTTTTCAATGCTATTGTTCTTTCCTGTTTTACTTATTGTTCTTTTGGTTTAATTCTTGATGTtctttcttttatgtttttgtgttcttttatgttttttattgcttttttatgtttttgcgtTTTGTTCTTATTTTTCTGCGTTTTGGTTCAGGTGCACCTAGATCTAGGTGCACGCGCCTGTACCATCCGCGCGTTGGACTTAGACCCtgttattttggattgaaattaactgaaataaaattaaattatcctAAACATAAGACTTATAAGTCCAAAAGAACGTGGCCTTACGTGTTTGCATCTTTTgtgacaaattttccttaaaCTTTTTTGCAAAAGGTTACTTGTGATCGACAAATTTCtcttaaattatattattcataGTTTGGGCCTACAATATAAGTGGAAACATGTCGTACGTAAAATTCTTGTAATTACGTTACTAAAACTTTTGTCCGTGACACGTTTTCTGAAATATTTTTTACAAAAGATCATGTGTGATCATTTTTCTGAAAATTATACGTTAATAGTTTCTACCTAACAAGAGAAATGTAAAACGTATACTTATGTTGTATTATAATATATTTGTGATTAATTAATGTACAAGGCTTAGTAATGAAGCTAGCTTATGTCATACTTTTCTAATGTAGATGAAGCTGTTAAACAATCCACGACCTATAGGCTATAGCACCAACCTAACATCCTTGTATTAGTTGTATACCTTTCTCACTTGTCCACATCTTACTATCTTAGTAGTTAGTGTCCCATCTATATAAATCAATGATCCCCAATTCAAGTGTCAATAAATTCATCAACATCCTGTTGTACGTAATATAATCATTTTCTTTAATTCATTACATATATTGAAGTACAAAATTTTCCAACATGGTTCGGCACAATTCTTTGTTGTTAGGACCGATGATGTTGATTACTACTTGCTTGTTGTTGAGTAGCAACACAAATTTGGTTGTTTCTCGCCGTCTTTTGGAAGCAGAGGTTCCTAAACCCTTTTTGGCAGAACTTCCAAAGCCCACGCTGCCTGAAGTGCCGAAACTAGAGGTACCAAAAATACCTGAATTACCTAAACCCACGATGTCTGAGCTTCCTAAGCCAGCGTTACCAGAACTTCCAAAACTTGAGGTACCAAAAGTACCAAAAATGCCTGAATTACCTAAACCCATGATGCCTGAGCTCCCTAAGCCCGTGGTACCAGAACTTCCAAAACCACATGTCCCTGAAGTACCAAAACTTGAGGTACCAAAAGTACTCGAAATGCCTAAGCTTACAATACCAGAGTTACCTAAGCCAACAGTAACAGAACTTCCTAAACTGACTGTACACGATCTGCCTAAACACGAGGTACCAATAAAGCCTGAATCGGCCAAGCCGACAGAGCCAGAACTTCGTAAGCCTGAAGTTCCAAAAAAACCCGAATTGCCAAAACCTGAGCTACCAATAGAGCCAGAACATTCAAACCCTACAATGCCTGAAATGCCAAAACCTACCATACCAGAAATCCCTAAGCCTACATTGCCTGAAATGCCAAAGCTCGAGGTACCAAAAAAGACTGAATTACCTAAACCCACCACACCAGAACTCCCTAAGCCTACATTACCTGAACTACCAAAGCCCGTGTTGCCTCAAGTGCCAAAACCCGAGTTGCCTAAACCAACATTGCCTCATCAAGTGCCAAAACCAGAGGTGCCAAAGATGCCCGAAGTACCAGAACTACCAAAGCCCGAGGTGCCAAAACCAGAGGTGCCAAAGATGCCCGAAGTACCAGAACTACCAAAGCTCGAGGTGCCAAAACTCGAGGCACCAAAATTGCCGGAGATGCCTGGCCATGGCCTCCCTAAACCCACAATACCTGAACTACCTAAGCCCACAATGCCTGAGTTACCCAAATTTGATCTACCTAAGGACCCAAAACCCACTGTGCCttgattaatttcataaactaaATCTTTGCTTAGAAAAGCATCAACCTTATACTTCATTAATTATTTCCTTCGATGCAATTATTACTAAATTTCATTTTCTTATCAAGTTATGATGGATTAGTATGTACGGAGTATACATGTACCGTTGTACGTaacttttccttttattttcttttatgatGAGATGTATTGCTTATTACTCTATTAGATttcatttataaaatatatttgtCGTGACATTATTATAATTTAAGATCACTTGATCGATCAAATAGTATGTACGAGTACATGTATATCCGATTTTCCACAACCTTTATTTAGTACGTAGTACATGTCTTTGATAATCTATAGTTACACGTCTTTGTAATAATTACGGATATAAAATATATGTTTAATCAATATCTATTGCTAAAAAGGTAGGTGTCAAACTACAAAATTAAAGGGGAATCCGAAAATGAGGTCTCGGTAAAGAGTTGGCGATGAATGTTTTTTTTGTGGTTGAAGACTTGAACGATGTTACTTCAATTTCTTACATTAAAGGATGCTATATGATTTACCTACTTTTTAGTTTTTGAGATTCcgtacataaaaaaaaaaaaattttgaaagaaaatgacGCGCTCTCTATCTCTGTGGGTTTGTGGAAGTTGGAAAGCAAACACAAAACCTAAGACCGAACCATGACTGGCTAACTCCCTCTCTCTTCGACGAATCGACGCAGCGACGCAGCCACGCAGGCCCACCAGCCACCGGCCCACCACTCCACGTCTCCACCAGGTCATCCGAGTTCCGACCACCGAAGACCGAACCCAGATCTGTTCATCCGCAGCTTGGTCGCGGGGATTCGGGGAAGAAGAACCGAGCAGAGCAGCTTCGCCGTCGAGCACAGAGGAAGAGGAGGGGCTGAGAAGTGAGAAGCAGCGACTAGCCGAGCACGGAGCACCGACGGGCGACGGAGGAGCGGAGGAGGCGACTGGCGAGGACTCGAGGAGGAGCCGGCGAGCCGCCGTTTAGCAGTGTCTCTGCCTAGGCTTGTGAAGTTGTGAGTCTTGAGTCGTTAATTGTGATTTCAGATTTGAGTTTTGAGGTAAtacttttaattattaaacattaatttttaattattaaacctATAAATTTTACACTATTGATATTTTGATAGTGAATTTGTGAATTGTAATACATTGATAATTTTTAAATTGTCatatttgtgaatttgtgaatttGGATTATTTACCTAttgtttgtgaattgtgatgtttatgaatttgtgaattgtgatatttGGGAATTGTGATATTTGTGATATTTGGGAATTTTTAAAGTGTGATTGATCTTCAATTACAAGAACTTGAAAATCGGTTATCCGAGGCAGTGGCTAGAGAAAGATTTGTTTGTGAATGTTAATATGGATGATATAATTAATAGATATCAAAACATGAAAATTCGTAGAGAGCAATTGTAATTTTGAAGTTTGGTTGTAATAATTAATACTTGTTACATttggaatatttttttttttaagtattaatattttttttttaatttaaacattGATTTATGATTGTATGGTGAGCGGCGTAAAATGGTGACCCACCATCCGTGAAATCCTGGCTCCGCCACTAAAGGATatatgaatatatatatatatatatatatatatatatatatatatatatatatatatatatatatatattcatatATCCTTTAATGTATTTAGGAAATAAATCATAACCTAATTTTGATTGTTAATAATGTTATTACgatttttgtttaaattaaaacaTATGGTATCTTGTAATATTATTGTTTCCCCAAAATATACCTTTTAAAATGGAGTATTCTCATTTCTCACATTTACCTAAACATACGAGGCGAGTCGATCGTAACATGATATCATGCATTGATTTCCTAATATCACTAGGATATAGATATACCATGCCTTTATTCTTGTGCTCTTCAAAATAGAAAATTGAGATTCTTGAAACCAAGGTCGATTTTAGACGTAGGTTATGGAGCTAATTTGCCACATTCTCCCTTTTTTATACCATCTATGTATATATACAGCATATATATGCCTCTTCCCTGATTGTGTGATTTAAGGGACAAATTAATTAGATCACCATTATTGTTAAAACATCTTTCATTATCATGAAAACCAAAACCTCCATGTTTCACTACATCATCTCTCATGCCAAACCTTTTTGGCTtcatcttttttattttcttttcatttcgtCAGCCGGTTACATAGCTTTGAAGGTCCCAAAGCCAAGGGCTAATAATGCCAATGATCTCAACAATCTTGATCTGTTTTTCACATCAGTTTCAGCAACAACGGCTTCAAGTATGTCTACCATTGAAATGGAGGTATTCTCTAACGATCAACTCATAGTAATGACCATTCTAATGCTCCTTGGAGGTGAAGTCTTCACCTCCATGTCCGGTCTCCTACTACAAAGGTGTAAATTATCAACCACCGAAAACCCTAAGGTAGTAAACGGTTCACATGTAATAGAGTCTATAGAACTAGGCACAATCAACCAATTTTCGAGTACTAATAGTAACGATAGTAATGGGAATAACTCAAATTATTACGACTCAATTAAATTTTTAGGGTATGTGGTCGTAGGATACTTTGTTGTTGTACATGTAGTTGGATCATGTTTAGTTACCATGTACATGACCTTAACTCCTAGTGCACATAATGTGCTTAAGAGCAAAGGACTTGTCCTAAATACTTTCTCCTTCTTTGTCATTGTTTCGACTTTTTCTAGTTGCGGTTTTATCCCTACAAATGAGAACATGATGCATGGtgtttaattaggggaaatcCCAGCCTCCTTTTGATTGTCCTTCCTCATGTTTTCTTAGGAAACACATTGTATCCCTCATTATTAAGGCTTGTGATATGGGTTTTAGAGAGGTTTACTAAGAAAAAAGAGTTTAATTATATGTTGAACAATTATAAAGAGATGGGTTACGATCACTTATTGTCTAGTAAAGAGTGTTGGTATCTTAGTGGCACTACTATCGCGTTTTTGGTGTTACAAGTTGTGGTTTTTTGTGCTATGGAATGGAGCTCCGAAGTTATGGAGGGGATGAACTCGTACCAGAAGTTTGTAGGATCCGTATTCCAAACCGCGAATGCGAATACAAGTCATAGTGGGGAATCTATTGTTGATTTCTCTCCAATTTCTTCTGCTGTCTTGGTTCTATTCACCATCATGATGTGAGTGTCTCTCTTTATCTCTTCAATGAAGTTTTTCCCTCTTGATTTTATGTACGTTGTCTCCAATAATAATAGATCTGTTTAATTTGATCTTCAACTCTATGACAttaataaaattatgaaaaGCTAAATGCATGTACGTAATTAACAAGATCTCATATATACATTTatattgaaatgaatcttattttaaaaccaaaccTCGTTgcaaaaacaaaatgctcaaaagTTTCTACCACGTGTTTTTAATCGACgataaaagggaaaaaaattaacaaattctcCTTGAatctttttcttaataaacCTAATTAACTTCGACTCAACTTGTATGCATCATGTATTGTCAAGGCTAATCAAGAACACGTACTAGAAAATTATATAGTATTAGGGACCAATTTTGAGACATGCTTACGTAATTATAAGCATCTCATATCCTCAAAATGGATTACTAAAATTTTGTCTTCTATATTAAAAAGTACTTGAAATGCAATTGTTTAAAGATGACCTCTATTTCCGTCTCAAATCTACCTTTAATCAACCTTTTGAAACGAGTTTGGACTAATTAGAGACATAATTCCTCATCTCTATAAATTGATTATTTTGTAGTGGAAGTGCAATTTTATATGAAGGAGCTATCTATAATGACAATTGTACGTTCTTGTGTTTGGTTTTTGTAAGGTATCTTCCACCATACATTATATTTCTTCCGATCCGCGGCAGCAATGAGCTACGTGAAGAAGCATTAGAAACAGATAAAAGGATGAAAAACCCAAAGAAAAATAAGAAGAATATGATGGTGGTGATAGAGACTATGTTGTTATCCCAACTATCTTACTTGGTCATGTTCGTGATTGTTATATGCATCACTGAACGGAAAAGTCTCAAGGACGACCCTCTCAATTTTAACGTTCTAAACATTGTCTTCGAAGTCATAAGGTACATTTATTGTTTCTTAATTTGTCACGTACATTATTTAGGGttagtttaaataaaaaaatgtcattATTATTGTTTCGTAAAAAAATTATGTAATAACATAGCTAGGGCCTAGGATAAATTGGAGAACAAAAACATTCAGaatcattttcttatttttatttttttgacaaTATATTGTCGTACTTCCTTAATATATAACATGTGTCtcgttaaaaaaaattgatgcaGTGCCTATGGAAATGTGGGATTGTCGACGGGCTACAGTTGTAAACGAAGGTTGAAGACAAATGGTTATTGCGAAGACAAATTATATGGATTTTCTGGGAGATGGAGTAATGGAGGAAAATGGACTCTGATTTTAGTTATGTTCTTTGGTAGACTCAAGAAATTTAGCATGCATGGTGGAAAATCATGGAAAATGCTTTAGTTTCCAAATGACCTGCATTTAGAGCTCGTAACGTACATTGGGGAAAATTAACTTTGGGTGTTAATAGTTGTAGTTAATTACTAGTAATAAGTTGagtatcctagcaattttcaaAAGAAATTTTTGCAATTTTGGAACAGGGTCGGTCCTAACTTTTTGGTGGCCTATGGGCGAAATAAAAAATCGAGGCCCTTACTTTTAAAAAGGCAcatagacaaaaaaaaaattgtgaatcGATGTAATGTAGTTTTATTgtaaattttatgtaaataattGGCGTTTCATTTCTTAAGACTCAATACTACTctatatctaattaaattagcCATGATAAATTAActctattactccctccgtcccttaatacttgcaccgctttccttttcggccgtcccttaatacttgcaccgtttctataaatggaaatttatattaatattattttatttctcacacttacttactaaccccacctacactcctattccctacaaaaaatcatttaaaaattcacacctccactcaccactccccacctcttacacattttccataactatattaaaaaataccccactatcaactaacacccattaaattaataagtcaattcaaatgttttaaactccgcaccggtcaaaccggtgcgagtattaagggacggagggagtacaaaataTAAAGGCTTGAATACTTTCAACCTTGTGCCAtaaaacatgaattatattcTAATATTTTAAACATTAATTATCAAGCATAAGACAACAATGAATTGCCGAAGGGaaatgaaatttgaaattttagcAAGTCGGTAATAATTTTTGAAGTACAATAAACTACAATTCAATTATTTTTGCTAAACTCCAAATTAAAACGAGTGGTATTATATtaacaaaagaagaagaaaatatatGATTATAAGGATAGTACACGGCTCTACTTTTGATATTTATTTGGATTCAAATTGGGTAATAGATATAATTGCATAGTTAGCAAATgagaaataacaaaaaaaacgaaaaaaataaaaacaaactacCACCTCGGTAGTTGTCGAACCTTGGTGGACGCCCTGATACATCACGCAAACAACCACTGCTCTGCAATGCATACTTGTCTAAGTTTTTCATTGAATATTAACTGGCTTAATAAATGTTGGACTTTTCCCCCTGGGCCCAGGGCGGCGGCCCCTTATGCCCTGCCCCAGGGCCGGCCCTgttttggaaattgtatgatACAAATTGCGCGATAAACAAAGAATAGTTGAACACACTAGTTACTCACGAGCAatgtttttttggttctactacgaaggagttcccaccgtcttcggcgaggtaatctcccgtgggagtttgcatgggtacctcgatggcagcatccctcccattttttccattcccaaggctcgaacccgagaccttggttaaggagcaagaggcccttaaccactcatgccaacctcaattggttttACTCACGAGCAATGTCAGTAGGTAGAAAGGGATTAGGTCTAGTTCGAGCTTGGCGTTGGAGTTTCAGCTTCCTGGTAGAGTAGTGTAGTTTTATATCCTGTATTGCTTTAGCTTTAGCGTGTGTTTTTGTTATTTTGCGAGTATACTTCTAGTTACAGTACTCAGTAGTCAGTACCGTTTACTATGGAGAGTTTGGATATACTATTTGTACACGGAATTGGCACCAAATTGATGTACCATCTGATAACCATCGGAGCGCTTTGATCAATTatttagtactccgtaatatcTAGTTTGCGAGATCATTTGAATGTAGCGTAAGAGTTAtggcttttttttttcctgaaacTAATATTTAATGGTATTTGATTATATTTAAGGTCCGCATTTAATGCTATTTCCGTAATAAAATCAACAAATATTTATCAAATTGTCAATGAACTTGCTCTCGCTCTGCTCATTCCCACCTGCCTTCTTCCCACTAGAGTGAGACCTTACTCAATTTTCCTAATCAAATGacgttttttttatttgtttttatgttttgatCTAAGTGCACGTGCCTACACCACGTGTTGATGAGAGATGGCAGCGATCCTCAACaagagaaaaataataaaggcataTAAGGGAAATATTAGGCGCATGGCGCAATCTCGGGTATGAGGGCAAAATGGTAATAACACTGTccaaaagaataaaataaaacggAAATGTGAAAGAAAATCAGGGTAAATCAGTAATTTACATATTGGATAGCCATTTGCTCCACGTTGCGTAGGACTTTCATCAATGGTCCAAGCTTGTTTGGGGGCAGTTACTCTTTATTAGACCTATCTTACAAATTTTGCTTGGTATTATTTGGTTTGGGCCAAGTCTTAGGGGGTTAGGCGCAAATTGGATGGTACAGGCGTGTGCACGTAGCTCTAGGTGCACCGGGATCAAAACGACCAACATTAAACATAAAACGCGCGTTTTTATTAAATTCCCAACAAAAAGAACAAtgcccttgaacaaaagaacaattcccctaaacaaaagaacattaaagactctgttcttttcagctatgtttatcgcgtttttatttgattcgttgttatttttgcgatatatatttttctgggttttatattttgaattcaaactatgaagaggagagagaaagtgtgaactaggttttcttaaatgggttttagagagagaaagtaatgaaaatccccaaaaattcgttgatttttctgcttcaacatcaaattaaattggTTTTTCTTCTTCAAACCTGAATTCTGCAGCTGGTAATCtgattttgggaggtaatttttcaattttgtaataataaatggtatgttttgatgattttgattttgtaataattgtgtttttgatgattttgactatgttgatgattttgattgtgtaataatcgtgttttgatgaatttgatgattttaatgaatcaaattatgtaataacacgctgattttgttgaaatcgttgattttgaagattttgattacGTAATTACGATTTTTTTCCCAGAAAAGAACATTTTTACCTATTAAAGGAACATAtgttcgtattaaaagaacagtttcattatgctcgtattaaaagaacagtttcattatagtagaaaaatagaccatttgcgtttcataatttgttcttttattttactgtgttcttcttttttattattttcaattttatttgcgtttcataacttgttctttttattttattgtgttatttttcttgttacttt encodes:
- the LOC110781006 gene encoding protein PELPK1, whose protein sequence is MVRHNSLLLGPMMLITTCLLLSSNTNLVVSRRLLEAEVPKPFLAELPKPTLPEVPKLEVPKIPELPKPTMSELPKPALPELPKLEVPKVPKMPELPKPMMPELPKPVVPELPKPHVPEVPKLEVPKVLEMPKLTIPELPKPTVTELPKLTVHDLPKHEVPIKPESAKPTEPELRKPEVPKKPELPKPELPIEPEHSNPTMPEMPKPTIPEIPKPTLPEMPKLEVPKKTELPKPTTPELPKPTLPELPKPVLPQVPKPELPKPTLPHQVPKPEVPKMPEVPELPKPEVPKPEVPKMPEVPELPKLEVPKLEAPKLPEMPGHGLPKPTIPELPKPTMPELPKFDLPKDPKPTVP